A portion of the Fulvia fulva chromosome 1, complete sequence genome contains these proteins:
- a CDS encoding Choline-sulfatase, translating to MDRQQQLRKLPDTPPTSPPVGFAGQNGFSTPLFPQKPNILYIMADQLAAPQLKIYNKNSQIKTPNLDKLAEQSVVFDSAYCNSPLCAPSRMAMITGQLPSKIGAYDNASPISEQTPTYAHYLRNAGYETVLGGKMHFIGDQLHGYEYRLTADIYPADLGWSVNWDEPDTRLEWYHNSSSILQAGPCIRSNQLDYDEEVMYKAKQFLYDHVRKPQGTRPFCLTVSLTHPHDPYTIEHKYWDMYEDVDIDMPKVQIPKDQLDPHSKRLQHVVDLEDYDFTDEQVKRAKRAYYGSVSYVDDNIGKLMETLKQCGLDDNTIVIFSGDHGDMLGERGLWYKMSYYESSVRVPMLFSYPKLWAPHRVPQSVSTLDILPTLVDIVGSELVPGLPMDGVSIVPHLKGQDVHDNVFAEYMGEGTVAPMMMIRRGPWKYITCPADPDLFYNLADDPDEVDDLSKSTDPEIKKVYDAFVAEAKAKWNMEAITQDVLKTQRERRFCFSALKQGKWTSWDYTVPDNSQDKYIRSHMDLDDLERRARYPIVDMYGNIKPTTPPALHQSKAIAETMAHQAGALGQ from the coding sequence ATGGACCGCCAGCAACAGCTTCGCAAGCTGCCCGACACACCGCCAACATCACCACCAGTTGGCTTTGCCGGCCAGAATGGCTTCAGCACGCCTCTCTTCCCACAGAAGCCCAACATCCTCTACATCATGGCCGACCAGCTCGCAGCGCCCCAACTCAAGATTTACAACAAGAACTCCCAGATCAAGACCCCCAACCTTGACAAACTGGCCGAGCAATCCGTCGTCTTCGACTCCGCTTACTGCAATTCGCCACTCTGTGCTCCCAGCCGCATGGCTATGATTACTGGTCAGCTTCCATCCAAGATCGGTGCTTACGACAATGCCTCACCAATCTCGGAGCAAACGCCAACATACGCACACTATCTCCGAAATGCCGGCTACGAGACGGTCCTTGGTGGCAAGATGCACTTCATCGGTGACCAGCTCCACGGCTACGAGTATCGCCTGACTGCAGACATCTACCCAGCAGACCTTGGCTGGTCAGTAAACTGGGACGAACCAGACACCCGCCTCGAGTGGTACCACAACAGCTCTTCCATCCTCCAGGCAGGTCCATGCATCCGGAGCAACCAGCTGGATTACGATGAGGAGGTCATGTACAAGGCCAAGCAATTCCTGTACGACCACGTCCGCAAGCCCCAAGGAACCCGACCATTCTGCTTGACAGTGTCGCTCACTCACCCCCACGATCCGTACACCATCGAGCACAAATACTGGGACATGTACGAGGACGTCGACATCGACATGCCCAAGGTTCAAATTCCAAAGGACCAGCTCGACCCACACAGCAAGCGTCTCCAGCATGTCGTTGATCTGGAAGACTATGACTTCACAGATGAGCAGGTCAAGCGGGCGAAGCGGGCATACTATGGCTCCGTCAGCTACGTCGATGACAACATTGGCAAGCTCATGGAGACCCTCAAGCAGTGCGGACTTGACGACAACACCATCGTCATCTTCTCTGGGGACCACGGAGACATGCTCGGCGAGCGTGGTCTGTGGTACAAGATGTCCTATTACGAGTCGTCAGTCCGCGTACCAATGCTGTTCAGCTACCCAAAGTTGTGGGCACCACATCGAGTTCCTCAGAGCGTGAGCACACTCGACATTCTGCCAACCTTGGTCGATATCGTGGGCTCCGAGCTGGTGCCAGGCTTGCCAATGGATGGTGTGTCCATTGTCCCCCATCTGAAGGGGCAAGACGTCCACGACAACGTCTTCGCTGAGTACATGGGCGAGGGCACCGTTGCACCCATGATGATGATTCGTCGCGGTCCCTGGAAGTACATCACCTGCCCGGCAGACCCAGATCTGTTCTACAATCTCGCAGACGACCCAGATGAGGTCGACGACTTGTCCAAGTCAACCGATCCTGAAATCAAGAAGGTGTACGATGCTTTCGTGGCAGAGGCGAAGGCCAAGTGGAACATGGAAGCCATCACCCAGGACGTGCTAAAGACTCAACGTGAGCGTCGCTTCTGTTTCTCGGCCCTGAAGCAAGGCAAGTGGACCAGCTGGGACTACACGGTCCCAGACAACAGCCAAGACAAGTACATACGCAGCCACATGGACCTTGACGACCTAGAGCGTCGGGCCCGCTATCCAATTGTCGACATGTATGGCAACATCAAGCCAACTACTCCACCTGCCCTTCACCAGAGCAAGGCCATCGCAGAAACGATGGCCCATCAAGCTGGCGCACTGGGACAATAG
- a CDS encoding Cell wall mannoprotein CIS3 gives MQYALTAVAFAAVAMAMPQGKAPPMPASSECQASYPGTFQIQVVNVTSSSNMVKRQDQSGTLRLTLNNGVLKDEQDRTGNIVANNQFQFDKPIQDNAKITEGWAACPNGTLVLGSDAVFKQCLSGNFYNLYDENGAGQCNEIYIQIINGGGAASAAPSATSAASVTQIGDGQAQAATSAAPVTQIGDGQVQASTGAVPVTQIGDGQIQAPTGSPVTQIGDGQIQAPTGSPVTQIGDGQIQAPTGAPVTQIGDGQIQAPTNGTSRPMPSVQPYTGAAAIPTAVGSAFGLAIGAVAMAML, from the exons ATGCAGTACGCACTCACCGCCGTCGCTTTCGCGGCCGTCGCCATGGCCATGCCACAGGGCAAGGCACCACCAATGCCAGCCAGCTCCGAGTGCCAGGCAAGCTACCCGGGCACCTTCCAGATCCAGGTCGTCAACGTCACCTCCAGCTCGAACATGGTCAAGCGCCAGGACCAGAGCGGTACCCTCAGGCTCACCCTTAACAACGGTGTGCTCAAGGACGAGCAGGACCGCACCGGAAACATCGTTGCCAACAACCAGTTCCAGTTCGACAAGCCAATCCAAGACAACGCAAAGATCACCGAGGGCTGGGCTGCCTGCCCCAACGGCACCCTTGTGCTCGGCTCCGACGCTGTCTTCAAGCAGTGCTTGAGCGGTAACTTCTACAACCTGTACGATGAGAACGGTGCCGGCCAGTGCAACGAGATCTACATCCAGATCATCAATGGTGGTGGTGCCGCTTCCGCCGCCCCATCTGCCACCTCTGCCGCCAGCGTCACCCAGATTG GTGACGGTCAAGCACAAGCTGCCACCTCCGCTGCTCCAGTCACTCAG ATCGGTGACGGCCAAGTTCAGGCATCTACCGGCGCCGTCCCAGTTACCCAGATTGGCGATGGCCAGATCCAGGCCCCAACTGGCTCCCCAGTGACCCAGATCGGTGACGGTCAGATCCAGGCCCCAACTGGCTCCCCAGTGACACAGATTGGTGATGGTCAGATCCAAGCACCAACTGGTGCCCCAGTCACTCAGATCGGTGATGGTCAAATCCAGGCCCCAACCAACGGCACCTCAAGGCCCATGCCATCCGTCCAGCCATACACTGGTGCCGCCGCCATCCCAACTGCCGTCGGCAGCGCATTCGGTCTCGCCATCGGTGCCGTCGCTATGGCCATGCTCTAA
- a CDS encoding putative peptidyl-tRNA hydrolase 2: protein MPDSQEPPSLAAVAIGTALVAGITGYYLGQARSIGLFGSSLQTSRPSNRNATASEVEHDDDSDISDVDAASDSDAQDLGELKNFPGSTEECKLILVVRSDLGMTKGKIAAQCGHATLACYKTLVRANPAHPILKQWETLGQAKVALKVGSEDEMLMLQAQAISLGLCAQVIHDAGRTQIASGSATVLGIGPAPKSKVDEVTGHLSLL, encoded by the exons ATGCCAGACTCCCAGGAACCTCCCTCGCTGGCGGCTGTGGCAATAGGGACGGCCCTTGTAGCCGGCATCACTGGATATTACCTAGGCCAGGCTCGTTCGATCGGTCTGTTCGGCTCGTCGCTACAAACAAGCCGCCCATCAAACAGGAACGCGACTGCATCGGAAGTCGAGCATGATGACGACTCGGACATCAGCGACGTCGACGCGGCCTCCGACAGCGATGCACAGGACCTGGGCGAGCTGAAGAACTTCCCAGGCAGCACGGAGGAATGCAAGCTCATACTGGTGGTCCGCAGCGACCTTGGCATGACTAAGG GAAAGATTGCTGCCCAGTGCGGCCACGCGACTCTTGCCTGCTACAAGACGCTCGTCCGCGCAAATCCAGCACACCCGATCCTGAAGCAATGGGAGACGCTCGGCCAGGCAAAGGTCGCGCTCAAAGTCGGGAGTGAGGACGAGATGCTCATGCTTCAAGCACAAGCCATCAGTCTCGGTCTGTGTGCACAGGTCATCCACGATGCAGGCCGCACGCAAATCGCTAGCGGCTCAGCGACCGTGCTAGGCATTGGCCCGGCGCCGAAGAGCAAAGTCGACGAGGTCACCGGGCATCTGTCGCTGTTGTAA